AGCTGCCCGCGCTGGCGGCGGCGGCGAGGGGATGCCGCGCGTGTCCGCTGCACGAGCGTGCGAGCCAGACGGTGTTTGGCGAAGGACCGGCCCCGGCGGAGGTGATGCTCGTGGGAGAGCAGCCGGGAGACACGGAGGATCGGGAGGGGCGGCCCTTCCTCGGCCCCGCGGGGCAGTTGCTCGACGAGGTGCTGGAGCGGGTGGGGCTGCGGCGCGAGGCGCTCTACGTCACCAACGCGGTGAAGCACTTCGGGTGGACGGGCGAGGAGAAGCAGCGGCTGCACGCGAAGCCGGGGCGGCGCGAGGTGCTCGCGTGCAAGGCGTGGTTGGAGGCGGAGGTGGCGGCGGTGAGGCCTCGGATGATCGTCTGCCTGGGCGCCACGGCGGCGCAGGCCTTCCTGGGGCCGGGCTTCCGCATCAACCTGAGCCGGGGGCAGGTGTTCGAGACGCCGTGGGCGAAGGCGTGGATGGCGACCTTCCACCCCTCGGCGCTGTTGCGGATGCCGGACGAGCGGAGCCGCGCCGAGGCACGGGCGCACTTCGAGGAGGACCTGCGCAGGGTCGTGGACACCCTGCGCGCCCTGCCGGCGTAGAGTAGGAGGCATGAACCGCGCACCGCTCCGCTTCTTCTTCGATTACGTGTCGCCGTACGCGTATCTCGCGTGGACGCAGCTCCCGTCGCTGGCCGAGCGTCATGGCCGCACCGTGGAGCTGCTGCCCGTCCTCTTCGCTGGCGTGCTCAACGCGCTCGGGACGACGGGGCCCGCGGAGGTGAAGCAGAAGCGGTTCTACATCTACAAGCACACCACCCGGCTCGCCCACGACCTGGGGGTGCCCTTCGCTTTTCCCTCGGCGCACCCCTTCAATCCGCTGCTCGCGCTCCGGGTGACGGCGGCGGTGCAGGACGGGGAAGCCCGGCGCCGGCTCGTCTCCGCGCTCTATGACGCGGTGTGGGCCGGGGGCGGCGGGTTGCTGCAACCGGAGCGCGTGGGGGAGGTCGTGGCCTCGGTGGGGCTCGACGCGCAGTCGCTGCTCGCGGCCGCGCAGACGCCCGCGGTGAAGGACCAGGTGCGCCGCAACACGGAGGAGCTGCTCGCGCTGGACGGCTTCGGTGTCCCCACCCTCGTGGCGGATGGGGAGCTCTTCTTTGGCGTCGACTCGCTCGGGCACCTGGAGCGGTTCCTGCGGGGAGAGGATCCCCTGTCCCGCGAGGAGCTGGAGCGCCTGAAGAACCTGCCCGTGGCCGCTTCCCGCATCTGAGGGGAGGAGGTGGCGCCGAGCGGCCGGGCTCACTACCTTCTCTTCATGCAGTCATCCCGCAACGTGCCCATTGAAGAACTGCTCCGCTCCGCCGAGGAGCGGGAGGAGACGGGGGATGCCCTGGGGGCCGAGGCGCTGCTCGGCCGGGTCATCTCGCTCAAGCCGGAGTTCTCGTTGGCCTGGTACCGGCGCGGCATGCTGCGCCTCTTCGAGCAGGAGGCATACGAGGAGGCACTCGCCGACCTGCGCCGCGCCGAGGAGCTGGGCGTGGAGCACCTGGGCATTCCGGTGTCGCAGCTCCATTACCTGCACGGGGAGTGTCTGTTCGGTCTCGGGCGCTTCGAGGAGGCCGATGCGCGGCTCCAGCAGGGGCTCCTCGGCGAGCAGGACGAGGTGCTGAGGGCGGAGATCTACTACCGGCGCGCCGAGTGTGCCGACGAGCTGGAGCGACCGGAGGCGTTGCGCGAGGCACTCCTGGGCTTCCTGGCGCACAAGGCCGCGTTCCTGGACTCGGGCGGGGAAGGGGAGCAGGTCGAGCGGGCCGAGACGCGGCTGGCCGAGCTCTCCAGCGGGCGGTGACGGGTCTTCGCGGCGCCGTCAGGAGCGCAGCATCGGGTCGACCGTGGACGGTTCCAGCGCCCGCCAGAGTCCCAGGGTCAGCCATTGTTTCGCCAGCCGGGTGGTGGGCTCGTCGCCGGGTCCGGCGGTGAGCCAGGCCGTGAGCTCGGCCCAGTCCGAATCCAGGAGCGGGTCTCCGTCGCGGGCCCGGCGATACCGGGTGAGGTGTCCGTCCGCGGGTGCACCCACCAGCTCGGCGAGGAGCGTGTCCAACCAGGCGGGGTCATCCACCTGCGAGAGCTTCGCGAGCACCACCAGCTTGGGCCACAGGTAGATCGAATCGGTGTAGAGCAACCACCGCTGCTTGTCGTCCGTCTCGAGCGGCTGGGAGGAAAAGCGCGCCAACCACTGCTGGGCGGCTTCACGCATCTCCCTGCCGGGTTGAGCGATGATGCTCAGCAGCACCTTCGCGCTGTCGGAGTCCGAGAGTTCCGCGCGTGCGGCCAGCTCCAGCAGCGTGTTGGCCGGGAGCGCCGCTCCGCACCGGTACACGAACTCCAGGAGGAGGGCGGCGCGTTGCTCCCGCGCACAGCCGAGACGCTCGAGTGCATCGAGGAGCTTGGACGCCTCGGTGGGTTTCCGGGGGGTGTGGGATTGAAGCCGTGCGCTCAGGACGTCGATGAGCTCCGTGCTGGAGAACCGCGCGTACTGTTCGAGGACCTCAAGGTCCTGGTCGAGGAAGGACAGGCCAGTGGGCTCGATGGTCGAACGGACGAGGAACCGCCGGAGGGCCTCGTCCGCCGGCCGGAGTGTCAGCAGGGAACGTAAGAGCTGGACGCGGTAGGCGTTTTCGAGGGTGGTGCACTCGTATACGGCTGCTTCCAGGATGGAGGGGATGCGCTCATCCCGGCATCCCAACTCGAGCAGCCGGCATCCGGCTATCGCCTGCGAGTAGAGGAAAGCGCGGCGCTCCTCCTCGCTCTCGAGCTCGGTGCGGTCGAGGTCCAGGGCATGGCGCAGGACCGTGATGCGGCGCTCCGTGGGCAGCTCCCCGAGAGCCGCGAGGTGGTCGAAGAGGTGGAAGCTGGCGAGATCTCCTGGAGTGGCCCGCGCGTCGAGTGTCTCGCGAAGCCATTCACGCACTGTTTCGGGTGAGGGCGTGTGTGGCTTCTCTTCGTGCTGCTCGCCCATCCGGGTGGACGGTTTGCACCAGTTTTCGAGCGCCCACTCCGCGGGGACCCACCATCTCGTGGCGTACTCGAAAGCGAACCCGGCGGCGAACGAGACGGTGTCACGTGTCACGGGAATGTGGGCCTGGAGGAGACGGGCGAAAAGGGAGCGCCGTGCCGGCTCCTGCCGCCGGACCCATGCCCAGAGCTCGGGGTGCGCTCTCAGCCACGAGATGAGACACCCATCGGCCTCGGGAAACGATGGGAACCCGGCGGGGTAACGGGCGAGGAGCTGTTCCACCATCTCCTCCGAGACGAAGCCGTGCTTCTCCACGAGCGCCGCGAGCCGTTCGAGCTGACGAGCGGGAGCCGAGCCCAGGCGGCGTGCGAGTGCCTCGCGGACTGCTTCGCGGTACTCACTCCTTGTCGAGAGGAGCTTCACGGCACACCTGAATCGCTCCTCGTCCTCCGCGTCCAGCCATGCGGCCAGCTGTCGCATGCCGGTGTCAGGCCGGTAGCGGCAGAGCTCGTGCATTGCCACCAGGTGGATGGATGAGTCCGTCCACCTGAGGAAGATCTCCTCCAGCCGTGCATCCTGCTCCGGGCCGAGGCCGGAGGAGCGCTCGTGGATTCTGCTCAACGCTCCGTCGATGCTCCAGTCCCGCATGTACTTCTGGCCGGTCATCACGATGCACCCGCGCAGTGCCGCGAGGGCCTGTTCCTCGAGAAGGCCGGATGCCAGTGCGAGTCGTGCGGCATTCAACCGGTCCGACGGCTCCGGTGAAGCGAACACGCGCGTGAGTGCGGGGGAGAGCCATGCGCTGGCCTCCTGGGGACAGAGGAGGGAGAGCTTCGTGGCGGCTTCTAGCACGAGCGCCAGGTCTTCTCCGTCGAGCACGAGCCGCCACGCGCGGATGGCGTCCTCGAGGACCTTCGAGCCCAGGAGCGAGGCGAACCAACGGAGTTGACGCGGGGACAGGGCGTGGAGGTCGAGTGACTGGAAGGCCTCGATGGCGGCACGGCACGTCTTCTCGTGGTCCAGGCCCAGCTTGACGAGGCGGCGCAGCGCGAGCTGGTGCGTGCCATTCGCCGCACGCGCCAGGCGCTCTTGGAGTGCGCCATGTACGGGGTGACCCGTGTGCAGCAGGCCGTGGAGGATGTTCCCGGCGGCGTCTCCAGCCAGCCCGGGGTGCTCCAGGAAGTCCAGGAGGAGCTCCACGCAGGACAGATCGTTCGCCACGAACCTCGTGAGGTAGGAGTTCCACTGTCGCAACTGCTCGCGCCTGTCCTCGGAGTCCGTGGGTGGCAGTTCGGTGGGAAGCGCGTGCAGGAACGCCTGGAGGACATCGAAGGCGATGGGGTTGTTCCTGATGAGCAGCATGAAGGCTTCCTCATTGCCTGTCCGTGCTGCTTCCCGCGCCGCCGTGAGCAGGGCACGCGCATCGAGCTTGTTCTTCCAGGACAGGATCTCCAGTGCTCCCAATCTGACCGCCGGGTCCTCCGCGTCGA
The sequence above is drawn from the Archangium gephyra genome and encodes:
- a CDS encoding 2-hydroxychromene-2-carboxylate isomerase, with the protein product MNRAPLRFFFDYVSPYAYLAWTQLPSLAERHGRTVELLPVLFAGVLNALGTTGPAEVKQKRFYIYKHTTRLAHDLGVPFAFPSAHPFNPLLALRVTAAVQDGEARRRLVSALYDAVWAGGGGLLQPERVGEVVASVGLDAQSLLAAAQTPAVKDQVRRNTEELLALDGFGVPTLVADGELFFGVDSLGHLERFLRGEDPLSREELERLKNLPVAASRI